A region from the Aegilops tauschii subsp. strangulata cultivar AL8/78 chromosome 5, Aet v6.0, whole genome shotgun sequence genome encodes:
- the LOC120964024 gene encoding uncharacterized protein isoform X1 — MAGNGSESYTSLVDCRELVPRETNEEMVVRVALRRSREEYDRQRADSIQPESIASAEVAHGSGASRVTIASPEAVQSIWRPNTVPKATSIDAVLKDAGLESKIMEVPKKSGDVTKNNNDLTNDLLQPIRKTRDNILHKEHILQDRSAECDMDIQIILTEGKMTAKVLAIMEKYKATSSNMMEVANPSCCGDGDKTRRNKRKTLKEVLLHNKCQELNEICYDIKCIAPRYTVLPSPEDGMFHANVRFTCPGYDMSITGGPHQTPDGARCSAAANLITELHKKAAEEEQQEDDANIPS, encoded by the exons ATGGCGGGCAATGGATCCGAGTCTTACACCTCCCTTGTTGACTGCCGGGAGCTCGTCCCACGCGAGACCAACGAGGAGATGGTCGTCCGTGTTGCGCTCCGCCGCTCACGAGAGGAGTACGACAGACAGCGCGCGGACTCCATCCAGCCGGAATCCATTGCGTCCGCCGAAGTGGCGCATGGATCCGGCGCGAGCCGCGTCACCATTGCCTCGCCGGAGGCGGTGCAGTCCATTTGGCGTCCGAACACCGTGCCAAAG GCAACATCTATTGATGCTGTACTGAAGGATGCTGGTTTGGAAAGCAAAATCATGGAAGTGCCTAAGAAGTCGG GCGACGTCACTAAGAACAACAATGATCTGACGAATGATTTACTGCAACCAATTAGGAAAACGCGGGATAATATT CTTCATAAGGAACACATACTTCAAGATCGAAGTGCTGAATGTGATATGGACATTCAGATTATCCTTACTG AAGGGAAAATGACAGCTAAAGTGCTGGCAATAATGGAAAAGTATAAGGCAACCAGCTCAAATATGATGGAAGTTGCCAATCCATCTTGTTGTGGAGATGGTGACAAAACTAGGAGAAATAAGAGGAAGACACTGAAGGAGGTGCTCCTCCACAACAAGTGCCAG GAGCTCAATGAGATCTGTTATGACATCAAGTGTATAGCCCCAAGATACACAGTATTACCTTCACCAGAAGATG GAATGTTCCATGCCAATGTACGTTTTACATGCCCTGGTTATGACATGAGCATCACTGGTGGTCCTCATCAGACCCCAGATGGGGCGAGGTGCTCTGCAGCTGCCAATCTGATAACAGAGCTTCACAAGAAGGCAGCGGAAGAAGAACAACAGGAAGATGACGCAAATATTCCTAGTTAA
- the LOC120964024 gene encoding uncharacterized protein isoform X2: MAGNGSESYTSLVDCRELVPRETNEEMVVRVALRRSREEYDRQRADSIQPESIASAEVAHGSGASRVTIASPEAVQSIWRPNTVPKLHKEHILQDRSAECDMDIQIILTEGKMTAKVLAIMEKYKATSSNMMEVANPSCCGDGDKTRRNKRKTLKEVLLHNKCQELNEICYDIKCIAPRYTVLPSPEDGMFHANVRFTCPGYDMSITGGPHQTPDGARCSAAANLITELHKKAAEEEQQEDDANIPS; the protein is encoded by the exons ATGGCGGGCAATGGATCCGAGTCTTACACCTCCCTTGTTGACTGCCGGGAGCTCGTCCCACGCGAGACCAACGAGGAGATGGTCGTCCGTGTTGCGCTCCGCCGCTCACGAGAGGAGTACGACAGACAGCGCGCGGACTCCATCCAGCCGGAATCCATTGCGTCCGCCGAAGTGGCGCATGGATCCGGCGCGAGCCGCGTCACCATTGCCTCGCCGGAGGCGGTGCAGTCCATTTGGCGTCCGAACACCGTGCCAAAG CTTCATAAGGAACACATACTTCAAGATCGAAGTGCTGAATGTGATATGGACATTCAGATTATCCTTACTG AAGGGAAAATGACAGCTAAAGTGCTGGCAATAATGGAAAAGTATAAGGCAACCAGCTCAAATATGATGGAAGTTGCCAATCCATCTTGTTGTGGAGATGGTGACAAAACTAGGAGAAATAAGAGGAAGACACTGAAGGAGGTGCTCCTCCACAACAAGTGCCAG GAGCTCAATGAGATCTGTTATGACATCAAGTGTATAGCCCCAAGATACACAGTATTACCTTCACCAGAAGATG GAATGTTCCATGCCAATGTACGTTTTACATGCCCTGGTTATGACATGAGCATCACTGGTGGTCCTCATCAGACCCCAGATGGGGCGAGGTGCTCTGCAGCTGCCAATCTGATAACAGAGCTTCACAAGAAGGCAGCGGAAGAAGAACAACAGGAAGATGACGCAAATATTCCTAGTTAA